The genomic window AGGGGatatgaaagctccctgggtccttcctctttCTTGGCAATCCTTTCTGGATGATGGCACTACACTCCCTGGTCATTACAACCATTTGTCCCTCCTtcaaggatcttttctttgtcaacaattccttcatgaactttgcaAATAATGGCATTTGTTCAAGTACTTCTATGAAGGGGATGTTGATGTGCAGTGTCTTGAATATCTCCAGGAATTTGGAGTATTGCTTCTCTTTGTTCTCTCCCTTGAGCCTTTGAGGGTATGGGATCATTGGTTGGTATGCTTTCATTGCCTCCTTCTTAGCTAACTTCTCACTTTGTGTGGAAGTTTCTTGCTCCTGCTTTTGCTCCTTTACCTCTCCTTTTAGGCCTTCTTTGTTGTGCTCTTCCTGAGTGATGGCTTCTGTTTCAACCTTCTTCCCACTTCTCAATGTGATTGCTTTACACTCCTCCCACTTTATGGCTTTTCCTGTGTCTCTTGGGTTGGGGATTGTATCACTTGGGAGAACATTGGTTGGCCGTTCAGCTTGTTTGGCCAATTGTCCCAATTGTCGTTCAAGGTTCTTCATGGTGGTTTCATGTCTCTCTTATCCTTTAATCAAAGTCTCTTGCCCCTTGGCTAAACATTGAGTGGTCTGGGCAAGTGACTGTGTGTTTTGGGTAAGGGCTTGCAAGGCTGCTTCAAGACTTGAGATCCTAGTTTCATGATGATCAATTGGTGGTATGATAGGGTGtgattgttgttgctggaagttgtTTAGGGCATTGAGGTGGGCATTTTGTGAGTTGAATAGTGGTGTGGAAAAGTTATTTTGGTGACTTTGTGAATTATTGTGGGGTGGttgatatgtgttttgtggtttcttgtattgGTTAGTGTTGTTAGATGAATAattttggttgtttgtgttgcggGAGTGGTTGGAGTTGTTGTTCTTTTGCCACTGATTTTGATTCTCACCCCACTTCAGGTTGGGGTGATTCCTCCAGGATGAGTTGTATGTGTCACCATGGAATTCATTCTGAGAAGAATTTGAAGCATTCTGCATGTATTGAACTTGTTCTTGTTGCTGCTCAACATTTCCTACTTCACCGTggccccattcaattgaaggttgACTTGTTGTGCTCACTGAAGCTACTTGGAGGCCATCTATTCTCTTCGCcattatttccatttgctgttgGATCTGTTGGTGCATCAATTTGTTCTGTGCCAATATAGCATCAACACCTTCAAGCTCCATCACACCTTTCTTTGGGGTTGAGTTATGATGCCTCTCTGATGAGTAGTAGTATTGATTGTTTGCAACAATCTCAATGAGGTCTTGAGCCTCCTCAGCAGTCTTCATCATATTGAGTGATCCTCCTGATGAGTAGCCTAATCCTTTCCTTGCTTCCAaagtcaagccttcatagaagttttggagtTTGACCCAATCACTAAACATGTCAGGCGGACATCTTCTCATTAAagccttgtatctttcccaggcttcatacaATGGTTCCCCTTCCATTttcctgaaagtttggacctctgTCTTCAACTTAATGATCttttgaggtgggtagaacttggctaaAAACTTGCTCACAAGATCAttccaattgttgatgctttctttgggAAATATCTCTAACCATTGAGTTGCCTTATCCCTCAAAGAGAATGGGAATAACAGCAACTTGTAAATGTCTGGGTGCACTCCATTTGTCTTAAccgtatcacatatcctcaaaaAAATAGACAAGTGTTGATTAGGATCTTCAAGAGGCCCCCTCCATAGGAGCAATTGTTCtgtaccaaagtgatgagttggggTTTTaactcaaaattattggcatggacATTTGGGGTGACGATGCTGCTCCTGCTCCCACAATGTCTTAGATCAGGGATGGTGTATGAGGCCAACACCCTTCTAGGTGGTCCATTGTTGTTAGCAACGCCTTCAGGGGGTTATGCAAATTGCCCTCCATGACTTGGTCTTCTCCTTCTGAATCCTCTTCACCAATTACCccttttcctcttgcttctcttcttaaccTTCGGAGGGTTCTCTCATCCTCAGGATCAAAAGAAGTAGATACTCCTCTCCTTGCCTCTGACATACAACACACACAAACCAACAACACAAGTAaagcactctattgctagagtgaagttaaagttagtgaaacaaaatatcaaacagttagtgggccttaacaaagaaaagaaaaatgcttaatctagactaccattcacttaatcattgttaatcttttccaatccccgacaacggtgccaaaaacttgatacgtaaaaaatttaatttcacgtataactaccggcaagtataccgggtcgcatcaagtaataaaactcaccggagtgaggtcgatcccacggagattggtggattaagcaactttagttaaatggtattCTAGTTAAGCAGACATTGTTTtaatttcatgagatttgaatGCTTGaaagaaattgcaaggaattaaataacCAGAAATTTAAAGAACTGAAGTAATGAAGGTAaattaaatgactgaaagtaaataatggaaacttagattgcaagaaacttaaatgacataaacagtaaattgcaagaaagtagagTGATGAATTGTAGAGAGCAGAGAAGTAAATTATAATAAAACAGAATAAGATTGGATCTAAATAGAAGGAATGTTAAACTGCTTgaatgtaaaagggaattgggtaatgggtattcaaaataactaaagaacaaaagaaatgagaattaatgatgggagagatcattagggatcagagatgcaaattctcatgaattgatgttgatcaattccttctcaatcatgggtatagatccatggcataTTGTAAGTAATTGAgttccaatctcttggtaactcaatttctctcaacacaaccaattgccactctcgtgatctaattgttcatgagaagagataaagcTCAATTTGCTAATCCTTCATGCCACATAACTTCCAGGATCTCAACTAagggtggttacatctcacataccaacccaaagtgtattaATCAAGGAAACCATGagaggatgaactctaaactgaattatgtagctcctttctcaagttcaccacacaattcatatagattcaatccctctctcgatggtgattgaatctgtgaagaacaagagtttcctcttagatgaaccacttgaattaagaaggaaaagaaaaattatcaaCCCATTCAAgtgagcagagctcctccccctaatgaaaatggggtttagtgaatcattgctctaaattcaacaacaattgcaaGAATGAAAATTTAACTAAGTGtagagaagaatgatgaatggagaagaatgaagaagatccgttaaactgaaattcaaagttgcaagaaaaaaaaacaaaatagaagacaggtgagaaaaagtaaaaatgctAGTGTTATAGTAAAAATGTCTAAGTGTAAAAGTCCCCCTAAAGTACAAActccttctctatttatactagtcCTAAGAGCCCTTAGAGAGATCCTCAATTGGGTTAGCAATGTGGGCTTTATCCTTGTTGAATTCGCTGCTCCTTGGAGTGCAGTTGCTGGCCTTTGTGAGGAACAGAGGAAGCAGAGCAAGTTGTCATCAATTCTGGCCCAGTGAGGGGCGTTATTGGCAAACACGCCAGTGTTgtagcacgttggcaacgtgcttttGGATTTTCTGGGCTGGGGCTTAGTGAGAACGTTGCTAACTTGATttgcaagttggcaacgtgctcttGTGCTCCTTGGAGGTTCAAGCCCTTTGTTCCTTGTTCTTGGGGCATAAAGATGACCATGATTTGGCTTCAATTTTGTGCTCCaccatagactattatatatggttagaaagctctgaatgtcagctttccaacgcaactagaagcactcaaattggatctctgtagctcaagttattcttgtttgaaggaGACAGGGTCAGGCTGCCAAAATCGCACACGTTTTTGGTGAAAACGCCTTTGTTCTTCCAAGGTGCCAACGCCTTCAGATTCTGAAGCTCGAAATGAAGCCAGCTTTTGAAGCTTCAAACGAATGTCAAACCCATACTAtgatatatcattggaaagctctggatgtctactttccaatgccgttgataGTGCATCATTTGAAGCTCTACAACTCAAGATATACTCCATGGAAGAGGGTAAGTTCCGGCTGCCAGGGTTGCCAGCGTTTTTGGCAAACACTCCTTCTTCCAGCACGTTGGCAGCGTGCTCGAACCTCTTTTTGCCATTTATGCTTCCTTGGATGTCAACTCCTTATTCTTGTTTTTGGGGCCTAAAGATGACTCTGATTTGAGCTTCAGTTTCATGcttcactatagactattatatatcgttggaaagctctgaatgtcagctttctaacacaactgaAAGCATGTCAATTGAATTTCTGTAGcccaagttatgctccattgaagaaggTAAGGTCAGGCTGTCCAGCT from Arachis ipaensis cultivar K30076 chromosome B09, Araip1.1, whole genome shotgun sequence includes these protein-coding regions:
- the LOC107616037 gene encoding putative uncharacterized protein DDB_G0286901; this translates as MEGEPLYEAWERYKALMRRCPPDMFSDWVKLQNFYEGLTLEARKGLGYSSGGSLNMMKTAEEAQDLIEIVANNQYYYSSERHHNSTPKKGVMELEGVDAILAQNKLMHQQIQQQMEIMAKRIDGLQVASVSTTSQPSIEWGHGEVGNVEQQQEQVQYMQNASNSSQNEFHGDTYNSSWRNHPNLKWGENQNQWQKNNNSNHSRNTNNQNYSSNNTNQYKKPQNTYQPPHNNSQSHQNNFSTPLFNSQNAHLNALNNFQQQQSHPIIPPIDHHETRISSLEAALQALTQNTQSLAQTTQCLAKGQETLIKG